In Maridesulfovibrio ferrireducens, the genomic stretch ATCCGAGGCGCGCTGTAGAGCATCATCTCTCAAATGAGCATATCGCTGGGTCATTGCGGAACTCTTGTGAGTCATGAGCTTCTGCAATGTATATAGGTCAACTTTTCCGGAACTGGCAAGCATAGAGGCGTATACATGCCGTAGGCCGTGAAGGGGGCGGAAGTCCTTCGGGAGTCCTGCCTCTTTTTTTATGATAGCTGTGGCCCTACGACAGTCCTTGCGTGCTCCGTCATCTGCTCCGGGGAAGACATAGTCGCTGGTGGAGCGTTCGTGGTTTTTGAGTACCTGTCGTGCTGCTTGATTGAGCGGAATTTTCTGGTCAACTCCGCTTTTTGGATCTTTCAGAGTGATAAATCCACGCTTGAAGTCGATATCCTTCCACCGGAGGCGGAAGAGTTCACCACGACGCATGCCGGTGTAGAGGGCCATCTGCATCAGGTTGGCGACCTGTTGGTTCGGTGATTCGTTAAGGACTTTGAGAAGAGCTTTAAGCTGCTCAGTGGTCAGGTCTTCGGTTTTAATATTATTTATCTTTGGCATTTCGAAATGGAGGCGTGAAGCGTCAATAGAAGGGCATAATCCTCTTTGAACACTATAGTTAATAATTCGTTTGAGAAGTACTATAGCGTGCTTTATAGTCGCAGGGGCAAGCCCTTTCTTTGTCAGTCTATGCCTAAGCCTATCTACATCCAAAGTGACAAGTTCTTGGTGTTGCTTTTTGCCAAAGTCTTTTTCAAGGTGTGCCTTCCATAGGTAGTAGTCGTTCCTGATGCTCTTATTTGCTTGCTTGGCTTCATAGAATGCGTCCCATAACTTTGAGATCGTGCCGGATTCTTCCTGAATTTTATCGTCGCGGATTTCTTTACGTGATTTACGTTTACCTTCCAGTCGTTCAGCACGAATTCGGACAGCTCGGGCAGGAGTCATATCATCTTGAAATTGACGCCCAACTTTTTCTTCTAAAGTCTTTCCATCTTTTTTGAAGACGATATAGTAGATTTTTTCGATGGCATTGCCGGTTCCAGCTCGTTTGCCTTCTCTGTAGAAGACTCCTGGATAACTTGTGCGAATTCTTTTTGCCATGCTCTTATCGTCCGTGTTGAAATTATGGATTATGATTGGTTGTAA encodes the following:
- a CDS encoding site-specific integrase, which encodes MAKRIRTSYPGVFYREGKRAGTGNAIEKIYYIVFKKDGKTLEEKVGRQFQDDMTPARAVRIRAERLEGKRKSRKEIRDDKIQEESGTISKLWDAFYEAKQANKSIRNDYYLWKAHLEKDFGKKQHQELVTLDVDRLRHRLTKKGLAPATIKHAIVLLKRIINYSVQRGLCPSIDASRLHFEMPKINNIKTEDLTTEQLKALLKVLNESPNQQVANLMQMALYTGMRRGELFRLRWKDIDFKRGFITLKDPKSGVDQKIPLNQAARQVLKNHERSTSDYVFPGADDGARKDCRRATAIIKKEAGLPKDFRPLHGLRHVYASMLASSGKVDLYTLQKLMTHKSSAMTQRYAHLRDDALQRASDVAGDIFEGIRKDEKDNVVNIKKINSN